From a single Caloenas nicobarica isolate bCalNic1 chromosome 12, bCalNic1.hap1, whole genome shotgun sequence genomic region:
- the SPRY3 gene encoding protein sprouty homolog 3 isoform X1 gives MQLSSSVAELSRDETMDPPAEDFQQVLSIDQIRSIRASNNYVERPAVCFQQARSNPSLSQPPHKQEWSQDRLVSSTFQDLHRSHSQQHQMPPLQQHMSHSSTASSVSQSTTASDQRLLSSLTPSHSGHSLIRTQPRAGELKPEESPLKGVAEKPTLHTGHLFICEECGRCKCARCTAARSLPSCWLCNQRCLCSPESLLDYGTCLCCVKGLFYHCSTDDEDTCADDPCSCGPGSCCARWAAMSFLSLLMPCLCCYFPTLGCLKLCQRGYDNLKRPGCRCQSHTNTVCRKISSSSGTPFPKTLDKPYQMAALQPRE, from the coding sequence ATGCAGCTCTCTTCCAGTGTGGCTGAACTCAGTCGTGACGAGACGATGGACCCACCCGCTGAGGACTTCCAGCAGGTCCTGTCCATTGACCAAATCCGCTCCATCCGTGCCAGCAACAACTACGTGGAGAGACCAGCTGTCTGCTTCCAGCAAGCCCGCTCCAAcccatccctgtcccagccaCCACACAAGCAAGAGTGGTCCCAGGACCGCCTGGTGTCTTCCACCTTCCAGGACCTGCACCGCAGCCACAGCCAACAGCACCAGATGCCACCTTTGCAGCAGCACATGAGCCattccagcacagccagctccGTCTCCCAAAGCACCACCGCCTCCGACCAGCGCCTCCTGAGCAGCCTCACGCCCTCCCACTCCGGGCACTCCCTCATCCGGACGCAGCCCCGGGCCGGTGAGCTGAAACCGGAGGAGTCGCCGCTGAAGGGGGTGGCGGAGAAGCCCACCCTCCACACCGGCCACCTCTTCATCTGTGAGGAGTGCGGGCGATGCAAGTGTGCCCGCTGCACGGCCGCCCGCAGCCTGCCCTCCTGCTGGCTCTGCAACCAGCGCTGCCTCTGCTCCCCCGAGAGCCTCCTCGACTATGGGACTTGCCTCTGCTGTGTCAAGGGTCTCTTCTACCACTGCTCCACCGATGACGAGGACACCTGCGCTGACGACCCCTGCTCCTGCGGGCCGGGGTCCTGCTGTGCCCGCTGGGCTGCCATGagcttcctctctctcctcatGCCCTGCCTCTGCTGCTACTTTCCTACTCTGGGGTGCCTCAAACTTTGCCAGCGGGGTTATGACAACCTGAAACGACCTGGCTGCCGCTGCCAGAGCCACACCAATACGGTCTGCAGAAAGATCTCCTCCTCCAGCGGCACACCTTTCCCCAAGACGCTGGATAAGCCG
- the SPRY3 gene encoding protein sprouty homolog 3 isoform X2: MQLSSSVAELSRDETMDPPAEDFQQVLSIDQIRSIRASNNYVERPAVCFQQARSNPSLSQPPHKQEWSQDRLVSSTFQDLHRSHSQQHQMPPLQQHMSHSSTASSVSQSTTASDQRLLSSLTPSHSGHSLIRTQPRAGELKPEESPLKGVAEKPTLHTGHLFICEECGRCKCARCTAARSLPSCWLCNQRCLCSPESLLDYGTCLCCVKGLFYHCSTDDEDTCADDPCSCGPGSCCARWAAMSFLSLLMPCLCCYFPTLGCLKLCQRGYDNLKRPGCRCQSHTNTVCRKISSSSGTPFPKTLDKPV; the protein is encoded by the coding sequence ATGCAGCTCTCTTCCAGTGTGGCTGAACTCAGTCGTGACGAGACGATGGACCCACCCGCTGAGGACTTCCAGCAGGTCCTGTCCATTGACCAAATCCGCTCCATCCGTGCCAGCAACAACTACGTGGAGAGACCAGCTGTCTGCTTCCAGCAAGCCCGCTCCAAcccatccctgtcccagccaCCACACAAGCAAGAGTGGTCCCAGGACCGCCTGGTGTCTTCCACCTTCCAGGACCTGCACCGCAGCCACAGCCAACAGCACCAGATGCCACCTTTGCAGCAGCACATGAGCCattccagcacagccagctccGTCTCCCAAAGCACCACCGCCTCCGACCAGCGCCTCCTGAGCAGCCTCACGCCCTCCCACTCCGGGCACTCCCTCATCCGGACGCAGCCCCGGGCCGGTGAGCTGAAACCGGAGGAGTCGCCGCTGAAGGGGGTGGCGGAGAAGCCCACCCTCCACACCGGCCACCTCTTCATCTGTGAGGAGTGCGGGCGATGCAAGTGTGCCCGCTGCACGGCCGCCCGCAGCCTGCCCTCCTGCTGGCTCTGCAACCAGCGCTGCCTCTGCTCCCCCGAGAGCCTCCTCGACTATGGGACTTGCCTCTGCTGTGTCAAGGGTCTCTTCTACCACTGCTCCACCGATGACGAGGACACCTGCGCTGACGACCCCTGCTCCTGCGGGCCGGGGTCCTGCTGTGCCCGCTGGGCTGCCATGagcttcctctctctcctcatGCCCTGCCTCTGCTGCTACTTTCCTACTCTGGGGTGCCTCAAACTTTGCCAGCGGGGTTATGACAACCTGAAACGACCTGGCTGCCGCTGCCAGAGCCACACCAATACGGTCTGCAGAAAGATCTCCTCCTCCAGCGGCACACCTTTCCCCAAGACGCTGGATAAGCCGGTATGA